One genomic window of Verrucomicrobiia bacterium includes the following:
- the smc gene encoding chromosome segregation protein SMC has translation MYLKNLTVLGFKSFADKTSLNFLPGVTAIVGPNGCGKSNVSDAIRWVLGEQSAKALRGGEMADVIFNGTDGRKPLGMAEVSLTIGDVDDEHLRAAGVEVGFNEVTITRRVFRDGGSEYFINRTACRLKDIQQLFMGTGMGRTSYSIMAQGNITQLLSSKPEDRRLVFEEAAGITKFKAQKKEALRKLEYTEQNLLRVEDLIKEVKRHKISLERQAGKAKRYKAIANELQQLDTQLARHEFDVLQSEITERTHTAEQLRRQIETVQADVLRGEDEIGQLRERLSELEQEISATQQRGLELKSESDRHESRIHFNEERLRELAAQNEKALSDINQAEERGALAQTELDSLSQRLQASEAALIEHRVSLEKKQAALKGIEEELRIKQEALRVAQAEAFSAAQELARVRNEITALDLQKQGNIVRLEKLSAEKIQLEEERTRLSLRLGEFQANVETEKLNVQTARGTVEERQARLKEIHEELKVVSQQQEQLLREQAQCRSRLEVLEQLEAGHEGFSAGALAALKQSEHVLGSLADRLNVPDRFVTAIEAALGQNLQLVLTEHTEAAEQILAGLSSERKGRASVAPLALTREGGAGVPEFDPQLQLNGEPLEAMRVVGGDPSIRPLLARLLGATRVVPDLAAATTAWKACNGVHQFVTVTGEFLSAHGVYTGGSTNDGGKAPQSILGRKNQISELKAALEAIHEKVEATSRQRGALQSEQTELQASLQEAQSDLRAQEVAIATHEGEVRALTDSHRLLGQKIETVVFEVQSLAAQEEEGLQKRAALAERIAALETREQERATTVAGLTENLETLRGERDTANSTLTESKVAFAAEEQLLGSLRQQRGAIDQRLRELTQLVAQRRGEMSAFVTRKEHAEAEIQQSRGEMDRLQHLREQVNEQAAALLAQKQAQETDINAREESLREQRRRLGLLTEQRSGLDVEVAQKQMSVQNLRERVQQKYHVNLDDVRSETIKITYADSGPARVEIAGPDEVAAAGLGTDWEVVRAQVEALQKRIDEMGPVNLVAIEEYEETEQRFTFLSQQHADLVTAKTELVEVLGRINVQTREMFVTTFNQIRENFRVMFTEIFGGGKADLILVDENDVLESGIDIVARPPGKQLQSISLLSGGEQTMTAVALLFSIYQVKPSPFCVLDELDAPLDESNINRFVRVLQRFLEHSQFIIITHNKRTIGMADVLYGVTMQEHGVSRIVSVKFHKKDEPVGEASAAAPLVPPPAAPPIEAEEDSPHRRDETVDIVMAK, from the coding sequence ATGTATCTCAAAAACCTGACGGTTCTTGGTTTTAAGTCCTTCGCGGACAAGACCTCCCTGAACTTTCTGCCCGGCGTGACGGCCATCGTGGGCCCCAACGGTTGTGGTAAGTCCAACGTCAGCGACGCTATCCGTTGGGTCTTGGGTGAACAATCTGCCAAGGCCCTGCGCGGCGGCGAAATGGCCGACGTCATCTTCAACGGCACCGACGGCCGCAAGCCGCTCGGCATGGCCGAAGTCTCCCTGACCATCGGCGACGTGGATGATGAACATCTGCGCGCGGCGGGGGTGGAAGTTGGTTTCAACGAAGTCACCATCACGCGCCGAGTCTTTCGCGATGGCGGCAGCGAATATTTCATCAATCGCACGGCCTGCCGGTTGAAGGACATTCAACAGCTTTTCATGGGCACCGGCATGGGCCGGACGAGTTACAGCATCATGGCGCAGGGCAACATCACCCAGTTGCTCTCGAGCAAGCCGGAAGACCGCCGCCTGGTTTTCGAAGAGGCGGCGGGCATCACGAAGTTCAAGGCCCAGAAGAAGGAGGCGCTGCGCAAACTCGAATATACCGAGCAAAATCTCCTGCGTGTCGAGGACCTGATCAAGGAGGTCAAGCGCCACAAAATCTCGCTCGAACGTCAGGCCGGCAAGGCGAAGCGCTACAAAGCCATCGCGAACGAACTGCAACAGCTTGACACCCAGCTTGCGCGGCACGAATTCGACGTCCTGCAATCCGAAATCACCGAGCGCACGCACACGGCGGAACAGCTCCGCCGGCAAATCGAGACGGTGCAGGCCGACGTGTTGCGCGGCGAGGATGAAATCGGGCAGTTGCGCGAACGGTTGTCCGAGCTGGAACAGGAGATTTCCGCCACGCAACAGCGCGGTCTGGAATTGAAGTCCGAGAGCGACCGTCACGAAAGCCGGATTCATTTCAACGAGGAGCGCCTGCGCGAACTCGCCGCCCAGAATGAAAAGGCCCTTTCCGACATCAACCAGGCCGAGGAACGTGGGGCATTGGCCCAAACGGAACTCGATTCGCTGAGCCAGCGACTGCAAGCCTCTGAGGCGGCGCTCATCGAACACCGCGTCAGCCTCGAAAAGAAGCAGGCGGCGCTGAAGGGCATTGAAGAAGAGCTCCGCATCAAGCAGGAGGCCCTGCGCGTCGCGCAGGCCGAGGCGTTCAGCGCGGCCCAGGAACTGGCCCGCGTGCGCAACGAAATCACCGCGCTCGATTTGCAGAAGCAGGGCAACATTGTCCGGCTGGAAAAGTTGTCCGCGGAAAAGATCCAACTCGAAGAGGAACGCACGCGTCTGAGCCTCCGGCTGGGGGAATTTCAGGCGAATGTTGAGACCGAGAAGCTCAACGTGCAGACCGCCCGGGGCACGGTGGAGGAGCGCCAGGCGCGGCTGAAAGAAATTCACGAGGAACTGAAGGTGGTTTCGCAGCAGCAGGAACAATTGCTGCGCGAACAGGCGCAATGCCGTTCCCGGCTGGAGGTGCTGGAACAATTGGAAGCGGGCCACGAAGGCTTCAGCGCGGGCGCCCTGGCGGCGCTCAAGCAGTCGGAGCACGTCCTTGGCTCGCTCGCGGACCGGCTCAACGTTCCCGACCGGTTTGTCACGGCGATTGAGGCGGCGCTGGGCCAGAATCTGCAACTGGTGCTCACCGAACACACGGAGGCCGCCGAGCAAATCCTGGCGGGCTTGAGTTCCGAGCGCAAAGGGCGGGCGAGCGTGGCTCCGCTGGCCCTGACGCGCGAGGGCGGCGCCGGCGTTCCGGAATTTGACCCACAGCTTCAGCTTAACGGCGAACCGTTGGAAGCCATGCGTGTGGTCGGCGGTGATCCCTCCATCCGTCCGCTGCTCGCGCGCCTGCTGGGCGCGACCCGCGTGGTGCCGGATCTCGCGGCGGCCACCACGGCGTGGAAAGCCTGCAACGGGGTGCATCAATTTGTGACCGTGACCGGCGAGTTCCTGAGTGCTCACGGCGTTTACACGGGCGGCTCGACGAATGACGGCGGCAAGGCGCCCCAATCCATTCTGGGGCGCAAGAATCAGATTTCCGAACTGAAGGCGGCGCTCGAGGCGATCCACGAAAAAGTGGAGGCCACCAGCCGCCAGCGCGGCGCCCTGCAAAGCGAGCAGACCGAATTGCAGGCCAGCTTGCAGGAGGCCCAATCCGATCTGCGCGCTCAGGAAGTGGCCATTGCCACCCATGAAGGCGAGGTTCGGGCGCTGACGGATTCCCACCGGCTGCTGGGCCAGAAAATCGAGACGGTCGTTTTTGAAGTGCAAAGCCTCGCCGCCCAGGAAGAGGAAGGTCTGCAAAAGCGTGCGGCCCTGGCCGAGCGGATTGCCGCGCTTGAAACACGCGAACAGGAACGGGCCACCACGGTGGCGGGGTTGACTGAAAACCTCGAGACCCTGCGGGGCGAACGTGACACGGCGAACAGCACGTTGACCGAGAGCAAGGTGGCCTTCGCCGCGGAGGAGCAGTTGCTGGGCTCGCTGCGTCAACAACGCGGCGCCATTGACCAGCGCCTGCGCGAATTGACCCAGCTCGTGGCGCAGCGCCGGGGCGAAATGTCCGCCTTTGTCACGCGCAAGGAACATGCCGAGGCGGAGATTCAGCAATCACGCGGCGAGATGGACCGGCTTCAGCACCTGCGCGAGCAGGTGAACGAGCAGGCCGCGGCGCTGCTCGCCCAAAAGCAGGCACAGGAAACCGACATCAACGCCCGCGAGGAAAGCTTGCGGGAGCAACGCCGCAGACTGGGCCTCCTGACGGAACAGCGCAGTGGACTGGATGTGGAGGTCGCCCAGAAGCAGATGTCGGTGCAAAACCTGCGTGAGCGCGTCCAGCAAAAATATCACGTCAATCTCGACGACGTCCGCAGCGAAACCATCAAGATCACCTACGCCGACTCCGGCCCTGCGCGGGTCGAGATTGCCGGTCCGGACGAGGTGGCCGCCGCCGGCCTCGGCACGGATTGGGAGGTGGTGCGCGCCCAGGTTGAAGCCTTGCAGAAGCGCATTGATGAAATGGGGCCGGTCAACCTCGTGGCCATCGAGGAATACGAGGAAACCGAGCAGCGTTTCACTTTTCTCAGCCAGCAGCACGCCGACTTGGTCACGGCCAAGACCGAACTGGTCGAGGTGCTGGGTCGCATCAACGTGCAGACCCGCGAAATGTTCGTCACGACGTTCAACCAGATTCGCGAGAATTTCCGCGTCATGTTCACGGAGATCTTCGGCGGCGGCAAAGCCGACCTCATCCTCGTGGATGAAAACGACGTTCTCGAGAGCGGCATCGACATCGTGGCCCGCCCGCCCGGCAAGCAGTTGCAGAGCATCTCGCTGCTGTCCGGCGGCGAACAGACCATGACGGCCGTGGCACTGTTGTTCTCCATCTATCAGGTGAAACCCAGCCCGTTCTGCGTGCTGGACGAACTGGACGCGCCGCTGGACGAATCGAACATCAACCGCTTTGTCCGCGTGCTGCAACGTTTCCTCGAACACTCGCAGTTCATCATCATTACGCACAACAAGCGCACCATCGGCATGGCCGACGTGCTCTACGGCGTGACGATGCAGGAACACGGCGTCAGCCGCATCGTCAGCGTGAAGTTTCACAAGAAGGATGAACCCGTCGGGGAAGCCTCGGCCGCGGCGCCCCTGGTGCCGCCGCCCGCCGCCCCGCCGATTGAGGCCGAAGAAGACAGCCCGCACCGTCGGGACGAGACGGTGGACATCGTCATGGCCAAGTGA
- a CDS encoding oligopeptide:H+ symporter, which produces MNDAKPAANRFPSQVKFIVGNEACERFSYYGMRSILTGYITGSLLQGGLGKSPDAATEIVHAFVSANYFTPLIGAWLSDKIFGRYHTILWVSLLYCLGHGVLACSDLAGGVDGKMLCLWVGLTLIALGSGGIKPCVSAFMGDQFKPEQSHLLQKAYGAFYWSINLGSFFSFLVIPWIKDSHGYSWAFAVPGFLMGIATFIFWLGTKRYIRIPPNRELKHAGFFEVFWASFRASREHSLAAGINLLATLGLPVLALCLMTCLSFSSQNAVTKVVGWAALVCIAIWYLLVLGLSLLRKMELPDAFWRSASARHSESEITGARSFSPILFIFAFVPVFWTLFDQTNSTWVLQGQKMVATTLFGLKIGAEQMQSANPLIVMILVPLFTLLLYPSIGRLASPLRRMSYGMFLAAASYLVVAALQRQIDAGAHISVLWQTVPYVILTAAEVLFSTTGLEFAFREATPELKSTIMSFWLLTVTMGDLFVVTVTKLFASGTDHATSVSAGRFLQYAGLTFIVAILFSVVASFYRYRDKAAAEGR; this is translated from the coding sequence ATGAACGACGCGAAACCCGCCGCCAACCGCTTTCCTTCCCAGGTCAAATTCATTGTGGGCAACGAAGCCTGCGAGCGGTTCAGCTACTATGGCATGCGGAGCATCCTCACCGGTTACATCACCGGCTCCCTGTTGCAGGGCGGCCTCGGCAAATCGCCGGACGCCGCCACCGAAATCGTCCACGCCTTCGTCTCCGCCAATTATTTCACGCCGCTGATCGGCGCATGGTTGTCCGACAAAATCTTCGGGCGTTACCACACGATTCTCTGGGTGTCGCTGCTGTATTGCCTCGGCCATGGCGTGCTCGCTTGCAGCGATCTCGCGGGCGGCGTGGATGGCAAAATGCTGTGCCTGTGGGTGGGCCTTACGCTGATCGCGCTGGGCTCGGGCGGCATCAAACCCTGCGTCTCGGCGTTCATGGGCGACCAGTTCAAACCGGAACAATCCCATCTGCTGCAAAAGGCCTACGGCGCGTTTTATTGGTCCATCAATCTCGGTTCGTTCTTCTCGTTTCTCGTGATTCCGTGGATCAAGGACTCGCACGGTTACAGCTGGGCCTTCGCCGTGCCCGGCTTCCTGATGGGCATCGCGACGTTCATTTTCTGGCTCGGCACCAAACGTTACATCCGCATCCCGCCGAACCGGGAATTGAAGCACGCGGGCTTTTTCGAAGTGTTCTGGGCCTCGTTCCGCGCGAGCCGGGAACACTCGCTCGCCGCCGGCATCAATTTGCTGGCGACCCTGGGACTGCCGGTGCTCGCCCTGTGCCTCATGACGTGCCTCAGCTTCTCCAGCCAGAACGCCGTGACGAAAGTCGTGGGCTGGGCGGCGCTGGTCTGCATCGCCATTTGGTATTTGCTCGTGCTCGGGCTGAGCCTCTTGCGAAAAATGGAACTGCCCGACGCCTTCTGGCGCAGCGCGTCTGCCCGGCACAGTGAGAGTGAAATCACCGGCGCCCGTTCGTTCAGCCCCATCCTGTTCATCTTCGCCTTCGTGCCGGTGTTCTGGACGCTGTTTGACCAGACCAATTCAACGTGGGTGTTGCAGGGGCAAAAGATGGTGGCCACCACCTTGTTCGGCCTCAAAATTGGCGCCGAGCAGATGCAGTCGGCCAATCCGCTAATCGTCATGATTCTGGTGCCGTTGTTCACACTGCTGCTCTACCCGAGCATCGGCCGGTTGGCCTCACCGCTGCGGCGCATGTCCTACGGCATGTTTTTGGCCGCGGCGTCCTACCTGGTCGTGGCGGCGCTCCAACGCCAGATCGATGCCGGCGCGCATATTAGCGTGCTGTGGCAGACCGTGCCTTACGTCATCCTGACGGCGGCCGAAGTTTTGTTCTCCACCACGGGTCTGGAATTCGCCTTCCGCGAAGCGACGCCGGAGTTGAAGAGCACCATCATGAGCTTCTGGCTGCTGACGGTCACGATGGGCGATTTGTTCGTGGTGACGGTGACCAAGCTCTTCGCCAGCGGCACCGACCACGCCACGTCCGTCAGCGCCGGGCGCTTTCTGCAATACGCGGGGCTCACGTTCATCGTAGCCATTCTGTTCAGCGTCGTGGCGTCGTTCTACCGCTATCGCGACAAGGCCGCCGCCGAGGGGCGCTGA
- a CDS encoding ACT domain-containing protein: MQRTLVMTIIGPDRPGLVESVARLVRQHQGNWLESRMSRLGGQFAGILRVQVPAEAEAALTRALSGLASRGLSVVVQPDQTTAAPVPAESRQLELIGQDRPGIVQEITSALARHGVNVEELETECVSAAMSGETLFKARARVLVPVSANVAALKAELEKIASDLIVEVAFLKLA; this comes from the coding sequence ATGCAACGCACGCTCGTCATGACCATCATCGGACCGGACCGGCCGGGCCTCGTCGAATCCGTCGCCCGCCTGGTCCGTCAGCATCAGGGCAACTGGCTGGAAAGCCGGATGTCACGCCTCGGCGGCCAGTTCGCCGGCATCCTCCGCGTGCAGGTTCCGGCGGAAGCCGAAGCCGCCTTGACGCGGGCGCTGAGCGGGCTGGCCAGCCGGGGCCTGTCCGTCGTGGTGCAGCCGGACCAGACCACCGCGGCGCCCGTTCCCGCCGAGTCGCGCCAACTGGAACTCATCGGTCAGGACCGGCCTGGCATCGTGCAGGAAATCACCAGCGCCCTGGCCCGGCACGGTGTGAACGTTGAGGAGTTGGAAACGGAATGCGTCAGCGCCGCGATGTCGGGCGAAACGCTGTTCAAGGCGCGGGCCAGAGTGCTCGTTCCGGTCTCCGCCAACGTGGCCGCATTGAAGGCGGAACTGGAAAAAATCGCGTCGGACTTGATCGTCGAAGTGGCCTTTCTGAAGCTGGCCTGA
- the metG gene encoding methionine--tRNA ligase, which yields MNKRFYLTTAIDYVNGAPHLGHAYEKVITDVIARSRRSLGQDVFFLTGIDEHGQKVQQAAQAEGKSAQAYCDELAVIWRSFAGKLGLANDDFVRTTEARHKHVVSAILTKLHQQGDLYKEAYRGFYSVKEETFLTEKDRNPDGTWHPQWGQVNELVEENWYFKMGQHQQWLIDYIEANPQFVQPDYRRNEVLGFLKSETLEDLCITRPASRLSWGIPLPFDPEYVTYVWFDALTNYITVPASLGDPAICGPLNLTPSPGLVPASLWPADIHVIGKDILKFHAVYWPIMLKAAGLALPGQILAHGWWQKEGAKISKSTGNIVDPLAVIDEWGLDAFRFYVLRELAIGPDGNWTDAGFRARYQAELANGLGNLVNRSLSMLKRYRNGVVPAPAGDLAADATKAVADVRAQLQQHELQAALQSIWGFITRANQYVDQTAPFKLAKDPAQARRLDEVLYNLAEACRVIAVLLWPFLPATATRIYEQLGLAGEPNQLAAAAWGVLSGGHAIGAPAPLFPRKEV from the coding sequence ATGAACAAGCGGTTTTATTTGACCACGGCGATTGACTACGTGAACGGCGCGCCGCACCTCGGCCACGCCTACGAAAAAGTCATCACCGACGTGATTGCCCGGTCCCGGCGCAGCCTGGGACAGGACGTTTTTTTTCTGACCGGCATCGATGAGCACGGCCAGAAGGTGCAGCAAGCCGCGCAGGCCGAGGGCAAGTCGGCCCAGGCCTACTGCGACGAGCTGGCGGTGATCTGGCGGAGCTTCGCCGGCAAACTCGGCCTGGCCAACGACGATTTTGTCCGCACCACGGAAGCCCGGCACAAACACGTCGTCAGCGCCATTCTCACCAAACTTCATCAACAGGGTGACCTCTACAAGGAAGCTTACCGCGGCTTTTATTCGGTGAAGGAAGAGACGTTCCTGACTGAAAAGGACCGCAATCCGGACGGCACGTGGCATCCCCAATGGGGCCAGGTGAACGAACTGGTTGAGGAAAACTGGTATTTCAAAATGGGCCAGCATCAGCAATGGCTGATTGACTACATCGAGGCCAATCCGCAGTTCGTGCAGCCCGATTACCGGCGCAACGAAGTGCTCGGCTTCTTGAAATCCGAGACGCTCGAAGACTTGTGCATCACGCGGCCGGCCTCGCGGTTGAGCTGGGGCATTCCCCTGCCCTTCGACCCGGAATACGTCACCTATGTCTGGTTCGATGCGCTCACCAATTACATCACCGTTCCCGCTTCGCTCGGCGACCCGGCAATCTGCGGTCCGCTCAACCTGACGCCCAGTCCGGGCCTCGTGCCCGCCTCGCTCTGGCCGGCCGACATTCACGTCATCGGCAAGGACATCCTCAAATTCCACGCCGTCTATTGGCCCATCATGCTCAAGGCCGCAGGACTGGCACTGCCCGGGCAAATCCTCGCGCACGGCTGGTGGCAGAAGGAAGGCGCCAAGATCAGCAAGAGCACGGGCAACATCGTGGATCCCCTCGCCGTCATTGATGAATGGGGGCTCGATGCATTTCGCTTTTACGTGCTGCGCGAGCTGGCCATCGGTCCGGACGGCAACTGGACCGACGCCGGTTTTCGCGCCCGCTATCAGGCAGAACTGGCCAACGGCCTTGGCAATCTCGTCAACCGCTCGCTTTCCATGCTCAAGCGCTATCGCAATGGTGTGGTGCCCGCGCCAGCCGGCGACCTGGCCGCCGACGCAACCAAGGCCGTGGCCGACGTCCGCGCACAATTGCAACAGCACGAATTGCAGGCGGCCCTGCAAAGCATCTGGGGGTTCATCACCCGCGCCAACCAATACGTGGACCAGACGGCGCCTTTCAAACTCGCGAAGGATCCCGCCCAAGCCCGGCGCCTCGACGAAGTGCTCTACAACCTCGCCGAAGCCTGCCGCGTTATTGCCGTGTTGCTGTGGCCGTTCCTGCCCGCCACCGCGACCCGGATTTACGAGCAGCTTGGGCTGGCCGGCGAGCCCAACCAGCTCGCCGCCGCGGCCTGGGGCGTCTTGTCAGGCGGTCACGCCATCGGCGCCCCCGCCCCGCTCTTTCCGCGGAAGGAAGTTTGA
- a CDS encoding Gfo/Idh/MocA family oxidoreductase: MKHLPPRKQLSRRHFIATTGLAALAAPTILTGCASAGGRRRAPSERITLGVVGWGMMGPSNTHAFLDLPDCQVVAACDLDKNHLAGAVNTINQHYGNQDCAAYHDFRELMARRDIDAVMLAVPDHWHALVAVEAAKHGKDIYGEKPLAKTIAEQQAIVRAVHKHKVIWQTGSWQRSVANFHKAAEIVRNGMIGKVTHVEVGLPAGHHDFAGTEPAFLQKLSGLPEKITSPAQVLPGTDAWKLSASTPPPELDYDFWIGPSQMEDYIQARVHMNWRWNYNTGGGQLMDWVGHHCDIAHWGMGFDYNGPSEIEGHGEFPDPKAVWNTCTKYRIELQYPQNITMTMAGGHADIRSGTKWIGTDGWVWVDRGGFDASNPEWKDWKYVPDELRKVKLIKSSNHQRNFIESVKSRKPTITPAEVAHHSTIPGHLGLISMLVGRKIRWSVAKEVILGDPEASKLLSRGFRSPWHLG, from the coding sequence ATGAAACACCTCCCTCCCCGGAAGCAGCTCAGCCGTCGTCATTTCATCGCCACCACCGGTCTCGCCGCCCTCGCCGCACCGACCATTCTCACCGGTTGCGCCAGCGCGGGCGGACGCCGCCGTGCCCCGTCCGAGCGCATCACCTTGGGCGTGGTGGGCTGGGGCATGATGGGCCCGAGCAACACGCACGCATTCCTTGACCTGCCGGACTGCCAGGTGGTTGCGGCCTGCGACCTCGACAAGAACCATCTCGCTGGCGCCGTCAACACGATCAACCAGCACTACGGCAATCAGGATTGCGCCGCGTATCATGACTTCCGCGAGTTGATGGCCCGCCGCGACATCGATGCCGTGATGCTCGCCGTGCCCGATCACTGGCACGCGCTGGTGGCTGTTGAGGCGGCCAAGCACGGCAAGGACATCTACGGCGAGAAGCCGCTCGCCAAGACAATTGCCGAACAGCAGGCCATCGTGCGCGCCGTGCACAAGCACAAGGTCATCTGGCAGACGGGGTCGTGGCAGCGTTCGGTCGCCAATTTCCACAAGGCGGCGGAAATCGTCCGCAACGGCATGATCGGCAAGGTCACGCACGTGGAGGTCGGTCTGCCCGCGGGGCACCATGATTTTGCCGGCACGGAGCCGGCGTTCCTGCAAAAGCTGTCCGGGTTGCCGGAGAAAATCACGAGCCCGGCGCAGGTGCTGCCCGGCACCGATGCGTGGAAGCTTTCCGCCAGCACGCCGCCGCCGGAACTGGACTACGATTTCTGGATCGGCCCGTCGCAGATGGAGGATTACATCCAGGCGCGCGTTCACATGAACTGGCGCTGGAATTACAACACGGGTGGCGGCCAGTTGATGGACTGGGTCGGCCATCATTGCGACATTGCGCACTGGGGCATGGGCTTCGATTACAACGGGCCCTCCGAGATCGAAGGCCACGGTGAATTTCCCGATCCCAAGGCGGTTTGGAACACCTGCACCAAGTATCGCATCGAGCTGCAATACCCGCAGAACATCACCATGACGATGGCCGGCGGACACGCGGACATCCGGAGCGGCACGAAGTGGATCGGCACCGACGGCTGGGTCTGGGTGGATCGCGGCGGTTTCGACGCCTCCAATCCCGAATGGAAGGATTGGAAATACGTGCCGGACGAACTGCGCAAGGTGAAGCTCATCAAATCATCCAACCACCAGCGCAATTTCATCGAGAGTGTGAAATCCCGGAAGCCCACGATCACCCCGGCCGAAGTGGCGCATCACTCGACCATCCCCGGCCACCTGGGGCTCATCTCCATGCTGGTGGGGCGGAAGATTCGTTGGAGCGTGGCCAAGGAAGTCATTCTCGGCGATCCAGAAGCGTCCAAACTGCTGTCCCGCGGATTTCGTTCCCCGTGGCATCTCGGTTGA
- a CDS encoding sialate O-acetylesterase translates to MSRSFTIRSVGWLCFLGLAASAWAALSLPHVINSNMVLQRDQPVPIWGWATPRAPVTVVFAGQTRRATADANGRWQVRLRRLTTANVPATMTISGDGSVITLTNLLVGEVWLCSGQSNMEKPIGLQRGQKPVGNFEAELATGDAYPDIRLFKAQRVMAATPASDVAGTWTVCSSNSLDALKFSAAAYFFARKLHQELGVPIGLVESAWGGTRVEPWTPPEGFRSVAAVASLAGFSPGTNKLVNTMPGVLYNGMIAPLKPFALRGVLWYQGESNCMDVNDGDAYAAKFEALIRGWRKLWRQGDFPFYYVQLAPYSYYSNRPTPRVVSPEELPEIWEAQTHCLRLPHTGMAVITDTVNNLKDIHPTDKQDVGLRLALLALNRTYGQRNVVCTGPLFDGARIQSDRIVVRFRGTDAGLVARDGQPLNSFTIAGADGRFVPANARIDGDSVVVSSPAVASPKAVRFGWHELAQPNLANGAGLPASSFRTDNPWAKKGGW, encoded by the coding sequence ATGAGCAGAAGTTTTACGATCCGGTCGGTGGGGTGGTTGTGTTTTCTGGGCCTCGCGGCTTCCGCGTGGGCAGCGCTCTCCCTGCCGCATGTAATTAACAGCAACATGGTCCTGCAACGCGACCAGCCGGTGCCCATTTGGGGATGGGCCACGCCGCGGGCGCCGGTCACAGTGGTCTTTGCCGGCCAGACGCGGCGAGCCACGGCGGATGCCAACGGCCGCTGGCAGGTGCGATTGCGGCGGCTCACAACCGCGAATGTGCCGGCAACAATGACCATCTCGGGCGACGGCTCGGTCATTACCCTGACCAATCTGCTGGTCGGCGAAGTCTGGCTCTGTTCGGGGCAGTCCAACATGGAAAAACCCATCGGCCTCCAGCGCGGTCAGAAGCCGGTGGGAAATTTTGAGGCGGAACTCGCAACCGGCGATGCTTACCCGGACATCCGTCTTTTCAAGGCGCAACGCGTCATGGCGGCGACGCCCGCGTCGGATGTGGCGGGAACCTGGACGGTGTGCAGTTCCAACTCGCTCGATGCACTGAAGTTTTCGGCGGCGGCCTATTTTTTTGCGCGCAAGCTGCACCAGGAACTCGGAGTGCCCATCGGCCTGGTTGAATCTGCCTGGGGCGGCACCCGCGTGGAGCCCTGGACGCCGCCGGAGGGTTTCCGCTCCGTTGCGGCGGTGGCGTCGCTGGCCGGGTTTTCTCCCGGCACCAACAAGCTCGTCAACACGATGCCCGGCGTGCTCTACAACGGGATGATTGCGCCGCTCAAACCATTCGCCCTGCGCGGCGTGCTCTGGTATCAGGGCGAATCCAACTGCATGGATGTCAATGACGGCGACGCCTACGCAGCCAAGTTCGAGGCGCTCATCCGCGGCTGGCGCAAACTCTGGAGGCAGGGGGATTTTCCGTTCTACTACGTGCAACTCGCGCCTTACTCGTATTACAGCAACCGCCCCACGCCGCGCGTTGTCTCTCCCGAGGAGTTGCCTGAAATTTGGGAAGCGCAGACGCATTGCCTCCGACTGCCGCACACCGGCATGGCGGTCATCACCGACACCGTCAACAATTTGAAGGACATTCATCCCACGGACAAACAGGACGTGGGCCTGCGCCTGGCACTGCTCGCATTGAACCGCACTTATGGGCAAAGAAACGTCGTCTGCACCGGGCCGCTGTTTGATGGCGCGCGGATCCAGTCCGACCGGATCGTTGTCAGGTTTCGCGGGACCGATGCCGGCCTGGTTGCCCGGGACGGACAGCCGTTGAATTCGTTCACCATCGCGGGAGCAGACGGCCGGTTTGTCCCGGCCAACGCGCGCATTGACGGCGATTCCGTTGTGGTGTCGAGCCCGGCGGTCGCCTCGCCCAAAGCG